TCTACTGTTGATTTAACTTTAAATGGTGGTAATGGCGATGTGGTAGTAAAGAATTCTTTTCTGCTTAATAATGTTACCGAAAAACTGTGCGGTTGCCGACATGCTAATGGGGTTGATTATTGGGTGCTTTATCATGGGCTTGGTAATAACACCACCTATGCATACTTGCTAACAGCGGCCGGAGTATCGGGTGCACCTGTAGTTTCTAACACCGGCCTTTTACATAATGATGCAATCGGGCAAATGAAATTTAACAGACAAGCTACTAAATTGGCAACTGCTATGTTGTTTATGAATCAATATGAACTTTTAGATTTTGACAATAGTACTGGAGTGGTAAGCAATCCTATTCCTTTTCCAGCAACCTATCCGTATCCTTATGGTATCGAGTTTTCGCTTGATGGCAAATATATGTACACCGCCCACGGGCTTGGTACAGGAGAGATACATCAGTTTGATATTTCTAGTGGAAATGCTGCTGCCATTTTTGCCAGTGATTATTTAGTTGGTACAGTACCTGCTGCTGAGCTTGCAAGTTTACAAATGGGACCAGATAAAAAAATATATAGTGTAGGTTGGTATAATTTTTTTATCAGTTGTATTAATAACCCTGAGAATGGTGGTGCTGCGTGCAACTTTGTTCAACAACAAATTATTACTCCAACTGGTGTAAATGGTGGATTACCAAATATTGTTTATTCTCTTTTAAGTGCAGCCACCATAAAGAATTTCTGCTTCAACGATACTACCCAGTTCTTAATTAGTGATAGTAATTCTTATGCCGGGGTGTCGTGGAATTTTGATGACCCATCTTCCGGATTATTAAACAGTAGTTATTCATTTAATACCGGTCATGTATTTACCGCACCGGGCAACTACAATGTGCAAGTGGTTACGGTATCATTATCAGCAGCAGTCGATACACAATATTATCAGGTAGTAATCAATGCACCCCCTGCGCCCAATTTGGGCGCAGATAGCACCCTTTGTATCGGCCAATCGTACACGCTAAACCCCGGAACATTTTCCTCTTATGTATGGAGTAATGGAAGTACAGCATCTACGCTGGCTGCCACAACAAACGGTACTTTCGCGGTGATGGTAGAGAATACTGAAGGTTGTAAAGCCTCCGATTCGGTCAACCTTAATTTTATTCCATGCGCAAGTGTAGTCATCAATATTTCGGCAAATGATTCTGTATTCTGCGATAAAAACTGTATTAATTTTACTGACCTTACACAGAATAATCCT
This window of the Bacteroidota bacterium genome carries:
- a CDS encoding PKD domain-containing protein, whose translation is MDFNSGTATYLGGSINTEEGVSTWCDDNGQVLIYTDGSYVYDKNHTAMPNGTGLMGGPSSTQSALIIPAPGNPNLFFVFTTMSIGSYSTVDLTLNGGNGDVVVKNSFLLNNVTEKLCGCRHANGVDYWVLYHGLGNNTTYAYLLTAAGVSGAPVVSNTGLLHNDAIGQMKFNRQATKLATAMLFMNQYELLDFDNSTGVVSNPIPFPATYPYPYGIEFSLDGKYMYTAHGLGTGEIHQFDISSGNAAAIFASDYLVGTVPAAELASLQMGPDKKIYSVGWYNFFISCINNPENGGAACNFVQQQIITPTGVNGGLPNIVYSLLSAATIKNFCFNDTTQFLISDSNSYAGVSWNFDDPSSGLLNSSYSFNTGHVFTAPGNYNVQVVTVSLSAAVDTQYYQVVINAPPAPNLGADSTLCIGQSYTLNPGTFSSYVWSNGSTASTLAATTNGTFAVMVENTEGCKASDSVNLNFIPCASVVINISANDSVFCDKNCINFTDLTQNNPYSWMWYFTGASPATSTDQNPVNICYNTYGVFNVTLVACNLIGCDSVVFPAFITEFQLPQAPVATLSGNTLSSTTAFSYQWFIVGDTTVYSNAQSFTPTVNGSYYVLISDSNGLSGTKQCCWILLVSSGVGERNFCSCTQSCKRYVYSYILRIYSRCKNFHYRYCRKVGL